In Dysidea avara chromosome 3, odDysAvar1.4, whole genome shotgun sequence, a single window of DNA contains:
- the LOC136251595 gene encoding uncharacterized protein → MTATDSGSNWLSLLCLGIVFVGGWYFHSSLMEQRIKFEVQAEIIQQLKETVKELNLLQLQINQHQPTSNDQFTNEPLNTNYTTKQHTVMKRSTSTTETTLEILRGRDGRDGRDGKAGSRGLTGPPGPKGDTGTAGPKGEGAGGVVYVRWGHNSCPSTEAQLVYSGRVGGSQWNHQGGGGNPQCLPLDPNYLKTISGTQNHAYMYGAEYEVTNGLVANSHNTDVVCAVCYVPTRNVVYMLPAKYTCPTGWTREYYGYLMSERYVHHRSTFSCVDHSLTSAIGSSVGNDGFLFYPVEGVCGSLPCPPYEQTKEFSCAVCTK, encoded by the exons ATGACTGCTACAGACAGTGGGTCGAATTGGTTGTCTCTACTATGTTTGGGAATTGTGTTTGTGGGTGGCTGGTATTTTCACTCATCACTGATGGAACAGAGGATAAAGTTTGAGGTACAAGCTGAGATAATACAACAACTCAAAGAAACAGTCAAGGAACTTAACCTGCTACAACTACAGATTAACCAACATCAACCAACA AGTAATGACCAGTTTACCAATGAACCTCTCAATACTAACTATACCACAAAACAACATACTGTAATGAAAAGATCTACCAGTACTACTGAGACAACACTAGAAATCCTTAGAGGAAGAGATGGTCGAGATGGTAGGGATGGAAAAGCAGGTTCCAGGGGACTGACTGGACCTCCTGGACCCAAGGGAGACACAGGAACTGCTGGTCCTAAGGGAGAAGGAGCAGGAGGAGTGGTGTATGTGCGATGGGGCCATAACTCTTGTCCAAGTACCGAAGCACAACTAGTATACTCTGGCAGAGTTGGTGGGTCACAATGGAATCATCAAGGAGGTGGTGGCAATCCACAATGTCTACCACTTGACCCAAACTACCTCAAGACAATTAGTGGAACACAGAATCATGCCTATATGTATGGAGCAGAGTATGAGGTCACAAATGGACTAGTAGCAAATTCACACAACACAGATGTAGTGTGTGCAGTATGTTATGTTCCTACAAGAAATGTTGTTTACATGCTACCAGCTAAGTATACTTGTCCAACAGGCTGGACCAGAGAATATTATGGCTACTTGATGAGTGAACGTTATGTACATCACCGGTCAACATTCTCCTGTGTTGATCATAGTCTCACATCAGCAATTGGTTCAAGTGTTGGTAACGATGGTTTCCTCTTCTATCCAGTAGAAGGAGTGTGTGGATCACTACCATGTCCTCCTTATGAGCAGACCAAAGAATTTTCTTGTGCTGTGTGTACCAAGTAA